In a single window of the Drosophila albomicans strain 15112-1751.03 chromosome 3, ASM965048v2, whole genome shotgun sequence genome:
- the LOC117566751 gene encoding putative ATP-dependent RNA helicase BoYb, translating into MTTIKKLTDGNNNNSKPENFHYAVQEDTFSFAQHERPLLAANCSEYAVAHSNKRLQPARRMDEVSFLPHIVHSMRRLRLTALLRLQSYAWPHLSQGAGHGAIIVGAPRSGRTLSYVPPLCQQVCMMLSQLRGGQRWELLGPIAVVLAADLSRVQQIGAVCNTMLRKAKNEEWLSLVLTVPSSQTPEFFQRLLNGVGCLVATPAQFQWLCNVGLIQMPYLSFVVYDDVDLMLPDQLHKAHQHVLSLTKQKRPQLVITTQSYNHKLLGMVNQINAHPMVLFGDILEAALYGGTRMRLTLLESKSKQQELLQLLQQRPPHLIRTVINCHNDADILDLVDFLGKRGYACLPYYQMADMEVRDHVYRWMVNTRGELLLCTDNCPELDIRHAQTLVHYSLSDSWSKFKLRHLALTENLRNQFEQPLKLNEKHQFQGEDSKELRNRKSLNHNDLLSIVFLDETNNKELPRLVEFLQMRQQVDERIVCLARHIRNESERSKCNEPALCDLLLSLGHCANSQCEERHQLLPYDRQLQSMLPTSGDVKLQLVRVYSPSHYCVRLLEHLPAGGKWQSLRRRASLDLQLQLLQSQECLRHWPPKAKQICVYRNDYGYERVRILHVAPIELINLSRNDVAVVVQAMDVDTRQIKTTSGKLYVCPDELLNKPQLALDLRILGMVPYTGEWSWHEEDAQQCSNWINAVPKPNFLQASIAVTLSHTIFVHDLAVINYASSLQLHVRRLNMCQQLALHKLATKSGQAVTKLMQFLTEVKDEPEIKEKLSMHQEVLDEQLQSQQPLQEIKLITAKGLSGRSKFFAKMAIQLGKENRERSEYQQHVQQQQQQKQVNLEHSLIKHAEKTSEPESGIEALHDCLMRCTLLELSQESDEKKFSIGNCRMPEELLKQLVVQQEHTPNSKPESCCKQNKIKIETTAVNTTTMNNRIHSRIPKNAVRPEVKYYQTLCTLELQVVLPEDKMPYDALLFNGSCIVFFTIGTSGSTRYQFTLNTHCPYQSFSHHQQGRTVYISILKTLAITYPLEFNFYKFMKPQHEKLIRIEEQRRERVFMFESYLLHKGLIQGRSVSYDKRDSDVSSDEHAEDPFHTEGAEYVERALNAYEYTCE; encoded by the exons ATGAcaacaattaagaaattaactgacggtaacaacaataacagtaaaCCGGAGAATTTTCATTATGCAGTGCAAGAAGACACTTTCTCATTTGCGCAACACGAGCGTCCGCTGCTTGCGGCGAATTGCTCCGAATACGCCGTGGCGCACTCCAACAAACGCCTGCAGCCTGCGCGGCGAATGGACGAGGTATCATTTCTACCGCATATTGTGCATAGCATGCGCAGGTTGAGACTCACTGCGTTATTGCGCCTGCAGAGTTACGCATGGCCACACCTCAGCCAGGGAGCTGGCCACGGAGCGATCATTGTGGGTGCTCCGCGTAGTGGACGCACATTAAGCTATGTGCCGCCACTTTGTCAGCAAGTGTGCATGATGCTGAGCCAGCTAAGAGGTGGCCAACGGTGGGAGCTGTTGGGTCCCATTGCCGTAGTGTTAGCTGCCGATTTGTCCCGAGTGCAGCAAATTGGCGCTGTATGCAATACGATGCTGCGGAAGGCGAAGAACGAGGAGTGGCTCAGTTTGGTGTTGACAGTTCCATCCTCCCAGACACCAGAGTTTTTCCAGCGTCTGCTCAATGGAGTTGGCTGTTTGGTGGCGACGCCAGCTCAGTTTCAATGGCTATGCAATGTTGGCCTAATCCAGATGCCATACTTAAGTTTCGTGGTCTACGATGATGTGGATCTCATGTTGCCAGATCAACTACACAAAGCACATCAACATGTGCTCTCACTTACCAAGCAAAAGCGTCCACAATTGGTAATCACCACACAGTCGTATAATCACAAGCTACTCGGCATGGTAAACCAGATTAATGCCCATCCCATGGTGCTTTTTGGTGATATACTTGAGGCAGCACTCTATGGCGGCACACGGATGCGCTTGACGCTGCTTGAAAGCAAATCGAAGCAGCAGgaactgctgcaactgctgcagcaacgTCCGCCGCACTTGATACGCACCGTCATTAATTGCCACAACGATGCGGACATACTCGACCTTGTGGACTTCCTTGGCAAACGTGGCTATGCCTGCTTGCCATACTATCAAATGGCTGACATGGAGGTGCGTGACCATGTGTATCGTTGGATGGTCAACACTCGCGGCGAGTTGCTGCTCTGCACTGATAATTGCCCCGAGCTGGACATTCGACATGCCCAAACCCTGGTTCATTATAGCTTGAGCGATAGCTGGAGCAAGTTTAAGCTGCGTCACTTGGCGCTAACCGAGAACTTGCGCAATCAATTTGAACAGCCGCTAAAGTTAAATGAAA AGCATCAATTTCAAGGGGAGGATTCAAAGGAACTACGGAATAGAAAAAGCTTGAACCATA ATGACCTGCTTTCGATCGTTTTCTTGGACGAAACCAATAACAAAGAGCTTCCGCGTCTCGTGGAGTTTCTACAAATGCGTCAGCAAGTGGATGAGCGGATTGTTTGCCTGGCTCGCCATATACGCAACGAATCGGAGCGCAGCAAGTGCAATGAACCGGCGCTGTGCGATCTGTTGCTCAGCCTGGGCCACTGTGCCAACTCACAGTGCGAGGAGCGGCATCAGCTGCTGCCATACGATCGCCAGTTGCAATCAATGTTGCCGACCAGTGGGGATGTGAAACTGCAACTAGTTAGGGTTTATTCGCCCTCACATTATTGTGTGCGATTGCTGGAGCACTTACCAGCTGGCGGTAAATGGCAGTCCTTACGGCGTCGAGCATCATTGGATCTTCAGTTACAATTGCTGCAATCGCAGGAGTGTCTGCGCCATTGGCCGCCGAAGGCCAAACAGATTTGCGTCTATCGCAATGACTATGGCTACGAGCGTGTGCGCATTCTTCATGTGGCGCCCATTGAATTGATCAATCTTTCAAGAAATGATGTCGCTGTGGTTGTGCAGGCAATGGACGTTGATACTCGTCAAATTAAGACCACTAGCGGCAAGCTGTACGTTTGCCCAGATGAGCTTTTGAATAAACCACAACTAGCTCTTGATCTGCGCATTCTTGGAATGGTACCCTATACGGGCGAGTGGAGTTGGCACGAGGAGGATGCACAGCAATGTTCAAATTGGATTAATGCTGTGCCTAAGCCTAATTTTTTGCAAGCCAGCATCGCAGTGACTCTCTCACATACTATATTTGTTCATGATTTGGCCGTAATAAATTACGCTTCCAGTCTGCAGTTGCATGTAAGGCGCTTAAACATGTGCCAGCAACTAGCTCTGCATAAACTGGCTACGAAGTCGGGACAGGCGGTGACAAAACTAATGCAGTTTTTAACAGAAGTTAAGGACGAGCCAGAAATAAAGGAGAAATTGTCTATGCATCAAGAAGTCTTAGACGAACAACTGCAGAGCCAACAACCTTTGCAGGAAATTAAACTGATAACAGCCAAGGGCCTTTCTGGAAGATCTAAATTCTTTGCAAAAATGGCTATACAGCTGGGGAAAGAAAACAGAGAACGTAGTGAATATCAACAACacgtgcagcagcaacagcaacagaaacaggtTAATCTGGAACATAGTCTCATAAAGCATGCAGAGAAGACTTCGGAACCAGAAAGCGGTATTGAGGCATTGCACGATTGCCTAATGAGGTGCACGCTTCTGGAATTGTCGCAGGAGTCAGATGAGAAGAAATTTTCAATCGGCAATTGCAGAATGCCTGAAGAACTGCTAAAACAATTAGTGGTACAGCAAGAGCATACACCAAACTCAAAGCCAGAGTCTTGTTGTAAGCAGAATAAGATTAAGATCGAGACAACTGCAGTAAATACTACTACGATGAATAATAGAATTCATTCTCGAATTCCTAAAAACGCAGTGCGACCAGAGGTAAAATACTATCAAACACTTTGCACACTGGAACTACAGGTTGTACTGCCTGAGGACAAGATGCCGTATGATGCATTACTTTTCAATGGTAGCTGCATTGTCTTCTTTACAATCGGGACATCAGGATCGACAAGATATCAGTTTACTCTGAACACACATTGTCCGTATCAAAGTTTTAGCCATCATCAGCAGGGTCGCACAGTCTATATAAGCATCCTCAAGACCTTGGCAATTACATATCCACTTGAATTTAACTTTTACAAATTCATGAAGCCACAACATGAGAAACTCATTAGAATCGAGGAGCAACGTCGGGAGCGTGTGTTCATGTTTGAGAGCTATCTCTTGCATAAGGGTTTAATACAAGGAAGATCAGTAAGTTATGATAAAAGGGACAGCGATGTTAGCAGTGACGAGCACGCCGAGGATCCATTTCACACTGAAGGCGCCGAGTATGTGGAAAGAGCTCTTAATGCATACGAATATACTTGCGAGTAG